The following proteins are encoded in a genomic region of Rhinolophus ferrumequinum isolate MPI-CBG mRhiFer1 chromosome 17, mRhiFer1_v1.p, whole genome shotgun sequence:
- the NBEAL2 gene encoding neurobeachin-like protein 2 isoform X2 gives MAASERLYELWLLYYAQKDLGYLQQWLKAFVGAFEKSISLSSLEPRRPEEAGAEVPLLPLDALHVLAKQLDEGDLEQGLLLLKLFIVLCRNLENVEAGRGHVLVPRVLALLTRLVAELKGHPPQQEGRGPHLEDVALHALLLCEGLFDPYQTWRRQLGGEVISAKEKSKYKFPPAALPCEFSTFFRESLQDADRLPPTLLLRLIHLFGAVLAGGKENGQTAVSAGSVQGLLGVVQGWGRGPAQDPRLVPLALEALVGTVHVLHASHTPPRGPELRALLEGYFRVLNADWPAGPSPGPEEALVTLRVSMLDAIPMMLACEDRPVLQATFLSNNCFEHLTRLIQNSKLYLQARAPPEGDSDLATRLLTEPDVQKVLDQDTDAIAVHVVRVLTCIMSGSPSAKEVFKERIGYYQLHEILQNHGPPTHRLLQELLNMAVEGDHSICPPPPIRNEQPVLVLMRWLPALPTAELRLFLAQRLWWLCDSCPASRATCVQAGLVDCLLETLSMGEALGARCQEQLLALLQALGRVSLRPLELRRLLRPPPGLDSGSGGAEAGNARHAGAIIRALSGMARHQGPARALRYFDLTPSMAGIMVPSVQRWPGTGFTFHAWLCLHPTAAGPALAPSRPLQRKQLYSFFSSSGSGFEAFFTAAGTLVVAVCTRKDYLTMSLPEVSFADSAWHCVAIVHVPGRLLFSQNLVSVYKDGHLIKTAPLRCPSLSEPFSSCCIGSAGHRTTTTTTGPPAPPAPAALAHAHPSLIRSQSVPATTGLGWGSGLVAPLQEGSISSTLAGTQDTRWGSPTSLEGELGAVAIFHEALQEASLQVLYTLGPNETAPFKPEGELHELGTKLLLHYSPQACKNNICLDLSPGHGLDGRLTGYRVETWDVKDVVNCVGGMGTLLPLLERVATQPQEAEAGPAETYDLVGPELTSGHNTQGLLLPLEERMERNAVAAFLLMLRNFLQGHAVNQESLVQCQGPAIIGALLRKVPSWAMDMNVLMSAQLLMEQLAAEGSGPLLYLLYQHLLFNFHLWTFSDFAVRLGGSEGASSAWWPEPSADAHSGHIQYMSSIVREHRQKLRKKYGVQFILDALRTHYSPQRERPLAADDLRTVQTSLLGLAREFLVRSSPTDDMQVLLSFLAAAGDDGQVAGALDLLLALLQGSPAQESLAVFLLEPGNLEVLLALLVRPKSLPLVSDRVCKILCRLRQNERLPERSRQRLRLRECGLQGLVACLPEGAVSLQLCQGLYKLFLGTDYLNLSDLMAVVQLSLQADLSVRLDICRQLFHLIYGQPDIVRLMARQAGWQDVLTRLYVLEAVTASSPLPFSAELPASPEPALPNPPTESPEPSDVFLPSDAPSPDPDAFYQALSPFCAPFDLGLERASVGSGNTAGGGSSSGTLTPASQPGTPSPLDGPRPFPAAHGRLSSSLSNVLEDGSLPEPTISGDDTSNTSNPQQTPEEELCNLLTNVLFLVTWRGVEGSDEAAWRERGQVFSVLTQLGASATLVRPPDCIKRSLLEMMLESALSDIKEAPAGVLAGFTQQVLWLLRLLQDFLCSEGHGNQELWSEKLFEGVCSLLDRLGAWPHLANGTADLREMAQIGLHLVLGYILLEDPQLHAQAYVRLHALLQTAVPMRREEACYVLSKLEAALARVLNTTPYKTATEDQEPPTAAATVERCSWLVPLVRTLLDRAYGPLGLQWGLPSLPPTNGSPTFFEDFQAFCATPEWRHFIDKQVQPTMSQFEMDTYAKSHDLMSGFWNSCYDTLMSSGQRRQKERAQSRQAFQELVLEPVQRRARLEGQRYAAALKQQTTQHSTVLLHWGALWRQLSSPCGPWALRDPPTPRWKMSSVETYSRMRLKLVPNHHFNSHLEASALRDNLGEAPLTPTEEASLPLAVTKEAKVSTLHEELQEDQLGEDELASLETLMEAAELDEQHEKLVLSAECQLVTVVAVVPGLLELTTQHIYFYDCSTERVETEEGIGHDFRRPLAQLREVHLRRFNLRRSALELFFIDQANYFLNFPCKVGGTAASSPCQAPRPQPCPIPPHTQVRNQVYKWLLRLRPPTQGYLSSRSPQEMLRASGLTQKWVQREISNFEYLMQLNTIAGRTYNDLSQYPVFPWVLQDYVSPTLDLSNPAVFRDLSKPIGVVNPKHAQLVREKYESFEDPAGTIDKFHYGTHYSNAAGVMHYLIRMEPFTSLHVQLQSGRFDCSDRQFHSVAAAWQARLESLADVKELIPEFFYFPDFLENQNGFDLGCLQLTNEKVGDVVLPPWARSPEDFIQQHRQALESEYVSAHLHEWIDLIFGYKQRGPAAEEALNVFYYCTYEGAVDLDHVADERERKALEGIISNFGQTPCQLLKEPHPARLSAEEAAQRLARLDTNSPSIFQHLDQLKAFFAEVISDGVPLVLALVPHRQLHSFMTQDLLVTVSANGLLGTHGWLPYDRNISNYFRFIKDSTKMQRLLSGPWVPGSGVSGQALAVDPDGKLLFSGGHWDGSLRVTALPRGKLMSQLSRHLDIVTCLALDTCGIYLISGSRDTTCMVWRLLQQGGLSVGLASKPVQVLYGHEAAVSCVAISTELDMAVSGSEDGTVIIHTVRRGQFVAALRPPGVMLPGPVSHLALGSEGQIVVQSSTRERLGAQVTYALHLYSVNGKLRASLPLVEQPTALAVTEGFVLLGTAQCALHILHLNNLLPAAPPLPMKVPIRSVAVTKEHSHVLVGLEDGKLIVVGAGQPSEVRSSQFARKLWRSSRRISQVSSGETEYKPAEAR, from the exons AAGGACCTGGGTTACCTGCAGCAGTGGCTGAAAGCCTTTGTAGGTGCCTTCGAGAAAAGCATCTCACTGTCTTCTCTGGAGCCACGCAG GCCAGAGGAAGCAGGTGCAGAGGTGCCCCTGCTACCGCTGGACGCGCTGCATGTGTTGGCCAAGCAGCTGGACGAGGGGGACCTGGAGCAAGGCCTGCTCCTGCTCAAGCTCTTCATCGTCCTCTGCAG GAACCTGGAGAATGTGGAGGCAGGCCGGGGCCACGTGCTGGTGCCTCGGGTGCTGGCACTGCTGACCCGGTTGGTGGCCGAG CTGAAAGGACACCCACCACAGCAGGAGGGCCGGGGGCCCCACCTGGAGGACGTGGCCCTGCACGCCCTCCTCTTATGCGAGGGCCTCTTTGACCCCTACCAGACCTGGAGGCGCCAGCTCGGCGG ggaagTCATCAGTGCCAAGGAGAAGAGCAAATACAAGTTCCCTCCTGCCGCTTTGCCCTGTGAATTCAGCACCTTCTTCCGAG aGAGCCTGCAGGATGCAGACCGCTTGCCTCCCACGCTGCTGCTGCGTCTCATCCACCTCTTTGGTGCTGTCCTTGCAGGAGGGAAG GAGAACGGGCAGACGGCTGTGAGTGCTGGCTCCGTGCAGGGCTTGCTGGGTGTGGTGCAGGGCTGGGGCCGTGGGCCAGCTCAAGACCCCCGCCTAGTGCCGCTGGCGCTAGAGGCCCTGGTGGGCACAGTACATGTCCTGCATGCCAGCCACACACCCCCCCGAGGTCCAGAGCTCCGCGCCCTGCTTGAGGGTTACTTCCGCGTCCTTAATGCCGACTGGCCAGCTGGGCCGAGCCCAGGCCCCGAAGAGGCCCTCGTCACCCTACGAGTCAGCATGCTCG ATGCCATCCCCATGATGCTGGCATGCGAGGACCGGCCAGTGCTGCAGGCCACCTTCCTCAGCAACAATTGCTTTGAACACCTTACTCGCCTCATCCAGAACAGCAAG ctaTACCTGCAGGCCCGGGCGCCCCCTGAGGGGGACAGTGACCTGGCTACCCGGTTACTGACCGAGCCCGATGTTCAGAAG gtACTGGACCAGGACACAGATGCCATTGCCGTCCACGTCGTCAGAGTGTTGACCTGCATCATGAGTGGCTCCCCTTCGGCCAAG GAGGTGTTTAAAGAGCGCATCGGCTACTATCAGCTGCATGAGATTCTGCAGAACCACGGTCCCCCCACACATCGGCTGTTGCAAGAGCTGCTCAACATG GCCGTGGAGGGTGACCACAGCATATGTCCGCCACCACCAATCCGCAACGAGCAGCCGGTGCTGGTGCTGATGCGGTGGCTGCCGGCACTGCCCACGGCTGAGCTACGGCTCTTCCTAGCACAACGCCTCTGGTGGCTCTGTGACAGCTGCCCTGCCAGCCGTGCCACGTGTGTGCAGGCTGGTCTTGTAGACTGCCTGTTGGAGACGCTTAGCATGGGGGAAGCCCTGGGGGCCCGCTGCCAGGAGCAGCTGTTGGCGCTGCTGCAAGCATTGGGCCGTGTATCACTAAGGCCTTTGGAGCTTCGTCGCCTGCTTCGCCCCCCACCAGGGCTGGACTCTGGGTCGGGGGGAGCTGAGGCTGGGAATGCCCGACACGCTGGTGCCATCATTCGGGCGTTATCAGGCATGGCTCGGCACCAGGGCCCTGCACGAGCCCTACGCTACTTTGACCTCACGCCCAGTATGGCGGGTATTATGGTACCCTCTGTGCAGCGATGGCCAGGAACTGGCTTCACTTTCCATGCCTGGCTCTGTCTGCACCCCACGGCTGCAGGGCCTGCCCTGGCTCCCTCCCGGCCACTCCAGCGGAAGCAGCTATACAG CTTCTTCTCCAGCAGTGGCTCAGGGTTTGAGGCCTTCTTCACGGCGGCTGGGACGCTGGTGGTGGCAGTGTGCACCCGGAAGGATTACTTGACCATGAGCTTGCCTGAAGTGTCCTTTGCTGACTCTGCCTGG CACTGTGTAGCCATCGTCCATGTGCCCGGACGTCTGCTTTTCAGCCAGAACCTGGTCTCTGTCTACAAAGATGGTCATCTGATCAAGACAGCACCCCTTCGCTGCCCATCCCTCAGTGAG CCTTTCTCCTCCTGCTGTATCGGCTCTGCTGGGCACCGCACGACGACCACCACCACGGGGCCGCCTGCGCCACCAGCCCCCGCTGCCCTGGCTCACGCTCACCCCTCCCTCATCCGCTCCCAATCAGTTCCAGCCAccacagggctgggctgggggtccGGGCTGGTGGCCCCCCTACAGGAGGGCAGCATCAGCTCCACCCTTGCAGGCACACAGGACACTCGGTGGGGTAGCCCCACATCCCTAGAGGGTGAGCTGGGGGCCGTGGCCATCTTCCATGAAGCCCTGCAAGAGGCGTCCTTGCAGGTCCTGTACACCTTGG GGCCCAATGAGACAGCGCCCTTCAAGCCTGAGGGTGAACTGCATGAGCTTGGCACCAAGCTGCTCCTCCATTACTCACCTCAG GCCTGTAAGAACAACATCTGCCTGGACCTGTCCCCTGGCCACGGGCTGGATGGCCGCCTGACGGGCTATAGGGTGGAGACCTGGGACGTGaag GATGTGGTGAATTGTGTGGGAGGCATGGGTACCCTGCTGCCCCTGCTGGAGCGAGTGGCTACACAGCCCCAAGAGGCCGAGGCAGGTCCAGCAGAAACATACGACCTTGTGGGACCTGAACTGACCTCTGGCCACAACACCCAGGGCCTGCTTCTCCCGCTGG AGGAGCGAATGGAGAGGAACGCAGTGGCTGCCTTTCTGCTGATGCTGCGGAACTTCCTGCAGGGCCACGCTGTGAACCAGGAGAGCCTGGTGCAGTGCCAGGGGCCTGCCATCATCGGGGCTCTCCTGCGCAAG GTCCCCAGCTGGGCCATGGACATGAATGTGCTCATGTCTGCCCAGCTGCTGATGGAGCAGTTGGCAGCTGAGGGCAGTGGGCCCCTCCTGTATCTGCTCTACCAGCATTTGCTCTTCAACTTTCATCTCTGGACCTTCAGCGACTTTGCTGTGCGCCTTG GAGGATCGGAAGGGGCCAGCTCAGCCTGGTGGCCTGAGCCTTCTGCCGATGCCCACTCAGGCCACATCCAGTACATGTCCAGCATAGTCCGTGAGCACAGACAGAAGCTACGGAAGAAGTATGGGGTCCAGTTCATCCTTGATGCCCTGCGCACCCACTACAG CCCACAGCGGGAGCGCCCCCTAGCGGCTGACGACCTGCGCACGGTGCAGACTTCACTCCTGGGCCTGGCTCGGGAGTTCCTGGTGCGGAGCTCCCCTACTGATGACATGCAGGTCCTGCTGAGCTTTCTGGCAGCCGCGGGTGACGATGGCCAG GTGGCGGGCGCCCTGGACCTGCTGCTGGCACTGCTACAGGGCTCACCAGCACAGGAGTCTCTGGCTGTTTTCCTCCTGGAGCCGGGGAACCTGGAGGTGCTGCTGGCACTGCTGGTGCGGCCAAAGTCACTGCCCCTGGTGTCCGACCGAGTCTGCAAG ATCCTGTGCAGACTACGGCAGAATGAGCGCTTACCTGAGCGGAGCCGCCAGCGGCTCCGGCTGCGAGAGTGTGGTCTCCAGGGTCTCGTCGCCTGCCTGCCAGAGGGGGCAGTTTCCCTCCAGCTCTGTCAGGGCCTCTACAAGCTGTTCCTGGGGACAG ATTACCTGAACCTCTCAGACCTGATGGCTGTGGTGCAGCTGTCCCTGCAGGCCGATCTCAGTGTCCGCCTGGACATCTGTCGCCAG CTCTTCCATCTCATCTATGGACAGCCTGACATAGTGCGGCTGATGGCCCGACAGGCCGGCTGGCAGGATGTGCTGACCCGGCTGTATGTGCTAGAGGCTGTGACGGCCAGCAGTCCTCTGCCGTTTTCCGCAGAGCTGCCCGCCTCCCCAGAACCAGCCTTACCCAATCCACCCACTGAGTCACCTGAACCTTCGGACGTCTTCCTGCCCTCAGATGCCCCCAGCCCCGACCCTGATGCCTTTTACCAAGCTCTCTCCCCGTTCTGTGCACCCTTTGACCTGGGCCTGGAACGGGCCAGCGTGGGTTCAGGCAACACTgctggtggtggcagcagcagtgggACTCTTACTCCGGCTAGCCAGCCTGGCACACCGTCCCCGCTGGATGGTCCCCGGCCCTTCCCTGCTGCTCATGGCCGCCTCAGCTCCAGTCTCTCCAATGTGCTGGAGGACGGCAGCCTTCCGGAGCCCACCATCAGTGGGGACGACACTTCTAATACCAGCAACCCTCAG CAAACCCCTGAGGAGGAGCTGTGCAACCTGCTCACCAATGTGCTGTTCTTGGTGACATGGCGGGGCGTGGAAGGCAGTGATGAGGCCGCCTGGCGGGAACGTGGCCAGGTCTTCTCGGTGCTCACCCAGCTGGGGGCCTCAGCCACACTTGTGCGCCCACCAGACTGCATCAAGCGCAG CCTCCTGGAGATGATGCTGGAGTCAGCCCTGAGCGACATCAAAGAGGCCCCCGCTGGGGTCCTGGCCGGCTTCACCCAGCAGGTGCTTTGGCTGTTGCGCCTACTGCAGGACTTCCTGTGCTCTGAGGGCCATGGCAACCAGGAACTGTGGAGTGAGAAG CTCTTTGAAGGTGTGTGCAGCCTGCTTGATCGCCTGGGAGCCTGGCCACATCTGGCCAACGGTACAGCAGATCTGCGAGAGATGGCACAGATAGGCCTGCACCTTGTGCTTGGCTACATCCTCCTGGAGGACCCACAG CTGCACGCCCAGGCCTATGTGAGGCTGCATGCATTGCTGCAGACTGCAGTGCCCATGCGCCGGGAGGAGGCCTGCTATGTGCTCTCCAAGCTGGAGGCGGCACTGGCGCGGGTGCTGAACACCACCCCCTACAAGACGGCCACTGAGGACCAGGAGCCACCGACAGCTGCTGCCACTGTGGAGCGCTGCTCGTGGCTCGTGCCCCTGGTGCGCACGCTGCTGGACCGTGCCTACGGGCCCCTGGGGCTTCAGTGGGGGCTGCCTTCCCTCCCGCCCACCAACGGCAGCCCCACCTTCTTCGAGGACTTCCAGGCCTTTTGTGCCACACCTGAATGGCGCCACTTCATCGACAAGCAG GTGCAGCCTACCATGTCACAGTTCGAAATGGACACCTACGCTAAGAGCCACGACCTCATGTCAGGCTTCTGGAATTCCTGCTACGACACGCTCATGAGCAGTGGGCAGCGGCGCCAGAAGGAGAGGGCACAGAGTCGTCAGGCCTTCCAG GAGTTGGTGCTGGAACCTGTGCAGCGGCGGGCGCGCCTGGAGGGGCAGCGCTATGCGGCAGCGCTGAAGCAGCAGACCACGCAGCATTCCACTGTCCTGCTGCACTGGGGGGCCCTGTGGCGTCAGCTCTCCAGCCCCTGCGGGCCCTGGGCCCtgag GGACCCGCCCACCCCCCGGTGGAAGATGTCCAGCGTTGAGACATACTCGCGCATGCGTCTGAAGCTGGTGCCCAACCATCACTTCAACTCTCACCTGGAAGCCAGCGCCCTACGGGACAACCTGG GTGAAGCCCCCTTGACACCCACCGAGGAGGCCTCGCTGCCTTTAGCAGTGACTAAAGAGGCCAAAGTCAGCACGCTGCACGAGGAGCTGCAGGAAGACCAGCTGGGCGAGGATGAGCTGGCTTCATTGGAGACCCT GATGGAGGCAGCAGAACTGGACGAACAGCATGAGAAGCTGGTTCTGTCAGCTGAATGCCAACTGGTCACAGTGGTGGCTGTGGTCCCAGGGCTGCTGGAGCTCACCACACAGCACATCTACTTCTACGATTGTAGCACTGAGCGTGTGGAAACTGAGGAGG GCATTGGCCATGACTTCCGGCGCCCGCTGGCCCAGCTGCGCGAGGTCCACCTACGGCGTTTCAACCTGCGCCGTTCAGCACTTGAGCTCTTCTTCATTGATCAGGCCAACTATTTCCTCAACTTCCCATGCAAGGTGGGCGGGACTGCAGCCTCATCTCCTTGCCAAGCCCCCAGGCCCCAACCctgccccatcccaccccacacccaggtACGGAACCAGGTGTACAAGTGGCTCCTGCGCCTGCGACCCCCTACCCAAGGTTACCTAAGCAGCCGCTCCCCCCAGGAGATGCTGCGCGCCTCAGGCCTTACCCAG AAATGGGTACAGCGTGAGATATCCAACTTCGAGTACTTGATGCAACTCAACACCATTGCGGGGCGGACCTACAACGACCTATCTCAGTACCCTGTG TTCCCCTGGGTCCTACAGGACTATGTGTCCCCAACCTTGGATCTCAGCAACCCGGCTGTCTTCCGGGACCTGTCCAAGCCCATCGGTGTGGTGAACCCCAAGCATGCTCAGCTCGTGAGGGAGAA GTATGAGAGCTTTGAGGACCCAGCGGGCACCATTGACAAGTTCCACTATGGCACCCACTATTCCAACGCAGCAGGCGTGATGCACTACCTCATCCGCATGGAGCCCTTCACCTCCCTGCACGTCCAGCTGCAGAGTGGCCG CTTTGACTGCTCTGACCGGCAGTTCCATTCGGTGGCAGCAGCCTGGCAGGCACGCCTGGAGAGCCTGGCTGATGTGAAGGAGCTCATCCCAGAGTTCTTCTACTTCCCCGACTTCCTGGAGAACCAGAACG GCTTTGACCTGGGCTGCCTCCAGCTGACCAATGAGAAGGTGGGTGACGTGGTACTACCCCCATGGGCTCGCTCCCCTGAGGACTTCATCCAGCAGCACCGCCAGGCTCTG gagtcAGAGTATGTGTCTGCCCACCTGCATGAGTGGATCGACCTCATCTTTGGCTACAAGCAGCGGGGCCCGGCTGCGGAGGAGGCCCTCAATGTCTTCTATTACTGCACCTATGAGG GTGCTGTGGACCTGGACCATGTGGCGGATGAGCGGGAACGGAAAGCTCTGGAGGGCATTATCAGCAACTTTGGGCAGACCCCCTGTCAGCTGCTGAAG GAGCCACATCCAGCCCGGCTCTCAGCTGAGGAAGCAGCCCAGCGCCTTGCACGTCTGGACACTAACTCACCTAGCATCTTCCAGCACCTGGACCAGCTCAAAGCCTTCTTCGCAGAG GTCATCAGTGACGGCGTGCCCCTGGTGCTGGCCCTGGTTCCCCACCGGCAACTCCACTCCTTCATGACCCAAGACCTGTTG GTGACTGTGAGTGCCAATGGGCTGCTGGGCACCCACGGCTGGTTGCCCTATGACCGTAACATAAGCAACTACTTCAGGTTCATCAAAGATTCCACCAA GATGCAGCGACTGCTGAGTGGCCCATGGGTACCAGGCAGTGGCGTGAGTGGGCAAGCCCTGGCAGTGGACCCCGATGGAAAGCTGCTGTTCAGTGGTGGCCACTGGGATGGGAGCCTGCGAGTGACTGCGCTCCCCCGGGGCAAGCTGATGAGCCAGCTCAGCCGCCACCTGG ACATAGTGACCTGCCTTGCACTGGACACCTGTGGCATCTACCTCATCTCAGGCTCCCGGGACACCACGTGCATGGTGTGGCGGCTCCTGCAGCAG GGTGGTCTCTCGGTGGGGCTGGCATCAAAGCCTGTGCAGGTCCTATACGGGCACGAGGCTGCAGTGAGCTGTGTGGCCATCAGCACTGAACTTGACATGGCTGTGTCTGGATCTGAG GACGGAACTGTGATCATCCACACTGTACGCCGTGGCCAGTTTGTGGCAGCACTACGGCCCCCAGGGGTCATGTTGCCTGGACCTGTTTCTCACCTGGCGCTGGGGTCTGAGGGCCAGATTGTGGTCCAGAGCTCGACTCGGGAACGTCTGGGGGCTCAG GTCACCTACGCCTTGCACCTGTACTCAGTAAATGGGAAGTTGCGGGCATCACTGCCCCTGGTAGAGCAGCCCACAGCCCTGGCAGTGACAGAGGGCTTTGTTCTGCTGGGCACAGCCCAGTGTGCCCTGCACATCCTCCACCTGAACAA CCTGCTCCCGGCCGCGCCTCCCCTGCCCATGAAGGTGCCCATCCGCAGCGTGGCTGTGACCAAGGAGCACAGCCACGTGCTGGTGGGCCTGGAGGACGGCAAGCTTATCGTGGTGGGCGCGGGGCAGCCCTCTGAG gtGCGCAGCAGCCAGTTCGCGCGGAAGCTGTGGCGGTCCTCACGGCGCATCTCGCAGGTGTCCTCCGGGGAGACAGAGTACAAACCTGCAGAGGCTCGCTGA